The Corynebacterium glaucum genome includes a region encoding these proteins:
- a CDS encoding serine hydrolase domain-containing protein — protein sequence MQVPRTPALLTGLGAGAVIFVLLIALGPRPIDVAAERTGNERIASSFADHAEKGHHQLAGFIYDNGEVAFGGLGADEHTEFEIGSVTKTFNAELVRQFIDEGSLTLDTQVQDIIDVASAPIADVTLEELLNHTSGLAVMESLSFAEIMVANFRDGGNAYRRDTPQDILDAASAAELTNRGEMQYSNYGHALLGQLLATHADVPYEELLRTRIFELAGMDNTYIALAHTNDGAPRGLDGSGRSAEPWDMDGWAPAGAIRSTPADMAKYVEWVTAHGLPEYGWADLTGEDDQNYTFHNGGTGGFRTMLVWDPESGQPSPTRAAFVVGNTVAGVEKLGIHVLEETR from the coding sequence ATGCAAGTACCACGAACACCTGCCCTGCTGACCGGACTCGGTGCCGGGGCTGTTATTTTCGTCCTCCTCATAGCCCTTGGACCGCGCCCTATCGACGTAGCCGCCGAGCGCACCGGGAACGAACGCATCGCATCCTCTTTCGCCGATCACGCGGAGAAAGGTCACCACCAGCTCGCAGGATTCATCTACGACAACGGCGAAGTCGCATTCGGAGGTCTCGGTGCTGACGAGCACACCGAGTTCGAAATCGGCTCTGTCACCAAAACCTTCAACGCAGAGCTAGTCCGCCAGTTCATCGACGAAGGCTCACTCACCTTGGACACCCAAGTGCAGGACATCATCGACGTCGCTTCCGCCCCCATCGCGGATGTCACCTTGGAGGAATTGCTCAACCACACCTCGGGACTTGCTGTGATGGAGAGTTTGAGCTTCGCCGAAATCATGGTTGCGAACTTTCGCGACGGCGGCAACGCCTACCGGCGCGACACCCCACAGGACATCCTCGACGCCGCCAGCGCAGCCGAGCTCACTAACCGGGGCGAGATGCAATATTCCAACTACGGCCACGCCCTGCTCGGCCAATTGCTGGCCACACACGCCGACGTACCGTACGAAGAACTGCTGCGCACGCGAATCTTCGAGCTTGCCGGCATGGACAACACCTACATCGCGCTGGCGCACACCAACGACGGCGCGCCTCGCGGCCTCGACGGTAGCGGCCGATCAGCCGAGCCGTGGGACATGGACGGGTGGGCACCCGCCGGCGCGATCCGCTCCACACCCGCCGACATGGCCAAATATGTCGAATGGGTTACCGCACATGGCTTGCCCGAATATGGGTGGGCGGACCTGACAGGCGAAGACGACCAGAACTACACATTCCATAACGGCGGCACCGGCGGATTCCGCACCATGCTCGTATGGGACCCCGAATCCGGGCAGCCGTCCCCCACCCGCGCCGCATTCGTCGTGGGCAACACCGTCGCTGGTGTGGAAAAACTCGGCATCCACGTATTGGAGGAGACACGATGA
- a CDS encoding serine hydrolase domain-containing protein — protein sequence MRPVLSHPIELATQRTGDPEIAEILATCAEDGHRALCAFIYEAGTVRFGGLGADEHTEVEIGSITKTFNAELVRQLVSEGALAPRTTVGEIIDVPDAPIASVTLEELLDHTSGLGPVGTNGFFHNNVAPSLDLFRYYCRRTPEQVFATAARARLRHRRQFLYSNFGHALVGQLLAVHQKTNYEALVRSRIFEPAGMSDTYIALPGTTRNAPQGLGFNGRPVKPWEEHGWAPAGAAHSTAADMAKYAHWVASHGGPGHAWHQCNIGGVECISKGGGTAGYSNVLSWDTASESPRAAYVANSSAVDVNELDIQLLTRLDNTPGRQ from the coding sequence ATGCGCCCGGTTCTTTCCCACCCAATCGAACTGGCTACTCAGCGCACTGGTGATCCGGAGATTGCAGAAATCCTTGCCACCTGCGCAGAGGATGGCCACCGCGCGCTATGCGCATTCATTTACGAAGCCGGTACGGTCCGCTTCGGCGGTCTCGGTGCAGATGAGCACACTGAGGTTGAGATCGGATCAATCACCAAGACTTTCAACGCTGAACTGGTGCGCCAGCTTGTCAGCGAGGGCGCTCTTGCCCCGCGTACCACAGTGGGCGAGATTATCGACGTGCCCGACGCACCGATTGCTAGCGTCACCCTCGAAGAGCTGCTCGACCACACCTCTGGATTAGGGCCAGTGGGCACCAACGGGTTCTTTCACAACAACGTCGCGCCGTCTCTAGATCTTTTTCGGTATTACTGCCGCCGCACACCCGAGCAGGTGTTTGCGACAGCTGCGCGTGCGCGACTTCGACACCGCCGACAGTTTCTCTATTCCAACTTTGGCCACGCCCTGGTTGGTCAGCTGCTCGCGGTTCATCAGAAAACCAACTACGAGGCGCTGGTCCGCTCCCGAATTTTCGAGCCCGCCGGCATGAGTGACACCTACATCGCGCTGCCAGGCACGACCCGCAACGCTCCACAGGGGTTGGGTTTTAATGGCCGCCCGGTGAAACCGTGGGAAGAGCATGGGTGGGCTCCCGCCGGTGCTGCGCATTCCACTGCAGCCGACATGGCGAAGTACGCGCATTGGGTCGCCTCACATGGAGGCCCTGGCCATGCGTGGCACCAGTGCAACATTGGCGGTGTCGAATGCATTTCAAAAGGCGGCGGCACTGCTGGGTACTCCAACGTTTTGAGCTGGGACACTGCATCCGAATCACCTCGCGCGGCCTACGTAGCCAACTCAAGCGCCGTAGATGTCAATGAGCTGGACATCCAGTTGCTCACACGCCTTGATAACACTCCAGGGCGGCAGTGA
- a CDS encoding ArsR/SmtB family transcription factor, translating to MNSTPSETVARIEALEERVAVLEAHLPGSPSEVPIDYNATADGGVMLHGYVTLGTGDYEYQWARPTHWITDDPWDGQIERLAALAHPVRGEMLRYLLNKPATAADLVEAEIVSSTGTAYHHLKELQSAGWVTKTAGAYEIPPARVIPLMTIMIASEAH from the coding sequence ATGAACTCGACCCCTTCAGAAACCGTAGCGCGCATCGAAGCGCTGGAGGAGCGGGTTGCCGTGCTCGAAGCACACCTTCCCGGCTCTCCCAGCGAAGTGCCCATTGATTACAACGCCACCGCTGACGGCGGCGTGATGCTGCATGGCTATGTCACTCTCGGCACGGGTGATTACGAATACCAATGGGCCCGGCCAACTCACTGGATCACGGACGATCCGTGGGACGGGCAAATCGAACGCCTCGCAGCCCTCGCCCACCCCGTCCGTGGCGAGATGCTGCGCTACTTGCTCAATAAACCAGCCACCGCTGCCGATCTCGTCGAAGCGGAAATCGTGTCCTCCACCGGCACTGCTTACCACCACCTGAAAGAGCTCCAGTCCGCCGGATGGGTAACGAAGACCGCCGGCGCATACGAGATCCCCCCAGCGCGCGTGATTCCGCTGATGACCATCATGATCGCCTCGGAGGCTCACTAA
- a CDS encoding response regulator, with amino-acid sequence MLIDDHPVVRAGLRAVLNSFGDIEVVAEAADGTAEVPDDVDVVVSDIQMPGADGIALTRRLVAAGGPPVLILTTYDTQADVVAAVEAGAMGYLLKDAPEDELHDAVVRAARRERALSPQVANVLAERVMRPEEALSEREIELLQALQTGASNREIAERLFISQATVKTHLIHIYSKLGVDNRTAAVDTARQRRII; translated from the coding sequence ATGCTTATCGACGATCATCCTGTCGTACGCGCAGGCTTGCGAGCCGTCCTGAACTCGTTCGGCGACATCGAAGTGGTCGCCGAGGCTGCCGACGGGACCGCCGAAGTGCCCGACGATGTGGACGTGGTGGTCAGCGATATTCAGATGCCGGGGGCTGACGGTATCGCGCTGACCCGTCGCCTCGTGGCGGCCGGCGGCCCACCCGTGCTGATCCTCACCACTTACGACACGCAGGCGGATGTGGTGGCCGCGGTCGAGGCGGGGGCGATGGGCTACCTGCTGAAAGACGCGCCTGAAGACGAGCTTCACGACGCGGTGGTGCGCGCCGCCCGGCGCGAGCGGGCGTTGTCGCCGCAGGTCGCGAACGTGCTGGCGGAGCGCGTAATGCGTCCCGAAGAGGCGCTTTCAGAACGCGAGATTGAGCTGCTGCAGGCGCTGCAGACCGGTGCCTCGAACCGCGAGATAGCGGAGCGGTTGTTCATCTCGCAGGCGACAGTGAAGACGCATTTGATCCACATCTACTCCAAGTTGGGCGTGGATAACCGCACTGCTGCCGTGGATACGGCGAGGCAGCGGCGCATTATCTAG
- a CDS encoding sensor histidine kinase has translation MSSNRILATLRVSLHVLVAVLLVVGLIGTRSWSAVCVVAAFAAVYLFGTVHQNRGRAYTHGQAAVWLTAVIVLWIILVALSPTFVWLEFPLVMVACFVLPTGWGLAVTAGLLAYTLTVTVPGSGVGGLIGPTIGTILAIGIVHAYQVLRADAEHYRQLAADLQAAQLELAAAEHAAGVAEERSRLSREVHDTMAQGLSSIVLLGRALDKELSLIDAPTSTHDTLTVIRETAADNLAEARRFVSGNAAGATGSAPTTEPLTARIDRLARGAEARQLALGTPLDVRVNAVDLPEPAASVTERIVREGLSNIVRHAGADVAVVTVDKLGAQATVDIYDNGRGITGPEGFGLKGLRARVEEAGGELTVEGNVLAATLPLSGQQEG, from the coding sequence ATGAGCTCGAACCGGATCCTGGCCACCCTGCGCGTGAGCCTGCACGTGCTCGTCGCCGTCCTGCTGGTGGTGGGACTGATTGGCACGCGCTCGTGGTCTGCGGTGTGCGTTGTCGCCGCGTTCGCCGCCGTGTACTTGTTCGGCACCGTGCACCAGAACCGCGGTCGCGCTTATACGCACGGCCAGGCGGCGGTTTGGCTTACCGCGGTCATCGTGCTCTGGATCATCCTCGTCGCCCTCTCCCCCACCTTCGTGTGGCTGGAATTTCCGCTGGTCATGGTCGCCTGCTTCGTCTTGCCCACCGGCTGGGGCCTCGCCGTCACTGCGGGCCTGTTGGCCTACACACTCACGGTTACCGTTCCAGGAAGTGGCGTCGGCGGCCTCATCGGCCCAACGATTGGCACGATTTTGGCCATCGGCATCGTGCACGCCTACCAGGTGCTTCGCGCAGATGCGGAGCACTACCGCCAGCTCGCCGCGGATCTGCAGGCAGCCCAACTCGAGCTCGCCGCCGCCGAGCACGCGGCCGGAGTCGCCGAGGAGCGCTCGCGCCTCTCCCGCGAGGTCCACGACACCATGGCTCAGGGCTTGAGCTCCATCGTGTTACTCGGCCGAGCTTTAGATAAAGAGCTTTCGCTTATCGACGCCCCCACGTCCACCCACGACACGCTCACCGTCATTCGAGAGACCGCAGCAGATAACCTGGCGGAAGCCCGCCGTTTTGTCTCCGGCAACGCGGCCGGAGCAACAGGTAGCGCGCCCACAACCGAGCCGCTGACCGCGCGTATCGACCGGCTTGCGCGGGGCGCTGAGGCCCGCCAGCTCGCGTTGGGCACCCCGCTGGATGTCCGCGTCAACGCCGTTGACCTACCGGAACCAGCGGCATCGGTCACCGAGCGCATCGTGCGCGAAGGATTGAGCAATATTGTGCGGCACGCGGGGGCAGACGTCGCGGTGGTGACCGTCGATAAGCTTGGTGCCCAAGCAACCGTCGACATCTACGACAATGGCCGCGGCATCACCGGCCCGGAAGGCTTCGGGCTGAAGGGATTGCGCGCACGCGTGGAAGAGGCTGGCGGGGAACTCACGGTTGAGGGCAACGTGCTCGCCGCGACATTGCCGCTCAGTGGGCAACAGGAAGGATGA
- a CDS encoding ABC transporter permease has product MFVGIREIKKAKGRFGLIVGTVALITLLVVVLTGLTSGLGKQNTSALEALAPEAVVFEDQQNPSFTTSRVQAKDGTVPLGTGQTLMQAADGEEDSVAVLALPSGTELPGGEVLGSGAVASESIGLSAGESVRIGPAETTVDAVTGDLQFSHTPVIWVPTEIWQQVFHTDADGTVLLSRDADIDGSVSLKESFQGLAAYGSERGSLMLIQGFLYAIAALVIIAFLTVWTMQRTRDLAILKAIGASNSYLMKDALSQSAVLLAIGVLVGGLGAFGIGMAMAGVAPFTLTAPVVAAPPVAVWVLGMAGALLATRSITKINPQSALGGVA; this is encoded by the coding sequence ATGTTCGTAGGAATTCGAGAAATCAAGAAGGCGAAGGGTCGCTTCGGACTGATCGTTGGCACCGTCGCGTTGATCACCCTTCTCGTTGTTGTCCTGACCGGCCTGACCTCGGGCCTGGGTAAGCAGAACACGTCGGCGCTGGAGGCGCTCGCGCCGGAAGCGGTGGTGTTTGAGGACCAGCAGAATCCGTCGTTTACCACTTCTCGCGTACAGGCGAAGGACGGAACCGTCCCACTGGGCACCGGCCAAACTCTGATGCAGGCCGCCGACGGCGAAGAAGACTCCGTTGCCGTCCTCGCGCTTCCGAGTGGCACCGAGCTGCCCGGCGGAGAGGTGCTCGGCAGCGGCGCTGTCGCGTCGGAGTCGATCGGACTCTCCGCCGGTGAGTCAGTCCGCATCGGCCCGGCTGAGACGACCGTCGACGCTGTTACGGGAGACCTGCAGTTCTCGCACACGCCGGTAATTTGGGTGCCCACCGAGATCTGGCAGCAGGTATTCCACACCGACGCGGATGGCACCGTGCTGCTTTCCCGGGACGCGGATATCGACGGCAGCGTGAGCCTGAAGGAGTCCTTCCAGGGGCTGGCTGCCTACGGCTCCGAGCGCGGATCGCTGATGCTCATCCAGGGCTTCCTCTACGCCATCGCGGCTCTGGTGATCATCGCGTTCCTCACCGTGTGGACCATGCAGCGCACGCGCGACCTGGCAATCCTTAAGGCCATCGGTGCATCGAACTCGTACCTGATGAAGGACGCGCTTAGCCAGTCCGCAGTCCTGCTCGCGATCGGGGTCTTAGTCGGCGGTCTCGGCGCCTTCGGCATTGGCATGGCCATGGCCGGTGTTGCACCGTTCACCCTCACCGCGCCTGTGGTCGCCGCGCCGCCGGTCGCCGTGTGGGTGCTCGGCATGGCCGGCGCACTTCTAGCAACTCGCTCCATCACCAAAATCAACCCGCAAAGCGCACTTGGAGGTGTCGCGTAA
- a CDS encoding ABC transporter ATP-binding protein: protein MSNANLELSNVTVTFQDGEERLTVLDQLDFTAEPGQLTFIVGESGSGKSTLLSVAAGLIQPDSGTATLGGMKIDHEVRREKIGMIFQQANLISALNVRDQLLVTDHLRGVKPRKERADELLAAVGLESLGDRDMQALSGGQRQRVGIARALMGEPELVLADEPTAALDHDRSQEIVALLRWLVEDRGIACGFVTHDRSLITGRDAVFEMDQRAAALV from the coding sequence ATGTCCAACGCCAATCTCGAACTCAGTAACGTCACCGTCACGTTCCAGGACGGCGAAGAGCGCCTGACCGTCCTCGACCAGCTGGACTTCACCGCGGAACCCGGCCAGCTCACCTTCATCGTTGGCGAGTCCGGCTCCGGCAAGTCCACGTTGCTGTCTGTCGCCGCCGGGCTGATTCAACCCGATTCCGGCACCGCCACGCTCGGAGGGATGAAGATTGACCACGAGGTGCGTCGCGAGAAGATCGGCATGATCTTCCAGCAGGCCAACCTCATTTCCGCCCTCAACGTCCGCGACCAGCTTCTGGTTACTGACCACTTGCGTGGCGTAAAGCCCCGCAAAGAGAGGGCGGATGAGCTTCTTGCCGCAGTCGGCCTCGAAAGCTTAGGCGATCGCGACATGCAGGCACTTTCCGGCGGTCAGCGCCAGCGTGTGGGCATCGCTCGTGCGCTCATGGGAGAGCCGGAGCTTGTGCTTGCCGACGAACCCACCGCCGCACTCGACCACGATCGTTCCCAGGAGATCGTCGCACTCCTTCGCTGGCTGGTGGAAGACCGAGGAATCGCCTGCGGATTCGTCACCCACGACCGCTCGCTGATTACTGGCCGCGACGCTGTCTTCGAGATGGATCAACGCGCAGCGGCGCTTGTCTAA
- a CDS encoding amino acid-binding ACT domain protein: MAYLIRVSIPDVPGSLGDLAEAFGLAGANIKSVDIVHTSPDGMVTDDIVVELPTGTMIDTVITASAEVEGVEVDSIRPFTGRVDRRGQVQMLARVAQVSKNRSNALSELVNLMPRTMTSSWAVVLQNVGDGMERVAASDAAPSDDGSRPPVIELDGPRVLDAESEPWVPEGWGLLDTALAVAPLTGTDLVLVVGRVGGPDYLASEVTHVGDLGAIIGAMLR; the protein is encoded by the coding sequence ATGGCTTACCTCATTCGCGTGTCCATTCCGGACGTCCCCGGCAGCCTCGGCGACCTTGCCGAGGCGTTCGGTTTAGCAGGCGCGAACATCAAGTCCGTCGACATCGTCCACACGAGTCCCGACGGGATGGTCACGGACGACATCGTGGTTGAACTCCCCACCGGGACCATGATTGACACAGTAATTACTGCCTCCGCTGAAGTAGAGGGCGTCGAGGTTGATTCGATCCGCCCGTTCACGGGTCGCGTCGATCGTCGCGGTCAAGTGCAGATGTTGGCCCGCGTTGCACAAGTGTCCAAGAACCGCTCTAACGCGCTCAGTGAGCTCGTGAACCTGATGCCCCGGACCATGACTTCGTCGTGGGCTGTGGTGCTGCAAAATGTCGGCGACGGCATGGAGCGCGTAGCTGCATCGGACGCTGCGCCTAGCGACGATGGTTCTCGGCCTCCAGTGATCGAGCTCGACGGGCCGCGGGTTTTGGACGCCGAATCCGAGCCCTGGGTGCCAGAAGGGTGGGGGCTGCTGGACACGGCGCTTGCAGTTGCACCTTTGACCGGGACCGACCTTGTCCTTGTGGTTGGTCGCGTGGGTGGACCAGATTACCTGGCATCCGAGGTCACCCATGTCGGCGACCTCGGCGCGATCATCGGCGCGATGCTGCGCTAG
- the gatC gene encoding Asp-tRNA(Asn)/Glu-tRNA(Gln) amidotransferase subunit GatC, protein MAEISRDEVSRIARLARIALNDEELDQIAGQLDTIIDAVSAVQQVDTDGVTPMSHPHSVEAEMREDVQRTTLTQEQALDQAPAVEDDRFVVPQILGEGE, encoded by the coding sequence GTGGCTGAGATTTCACGCGACGAGGTGTCGCGCATCGCTCGGTTGGCGCGTATCGCGTTGAACGACGAGGAGCTTGACCAGATCGCCGGGCAGTTGGACACCATCATCGATGCCGTTTCCGCGGTGCAGCAAGTAGATACCGACGGCGTCACGCCGATGAGCCACCCGCACTCGGTGGAGGCGGAGATGCGCGAGGATGTTCAGCGCACCACGCTGACTCAGGAACAAGCACTGGATCAAGCACCTGCGGTTGAAGATGACCGCTTCGTGGTTCCGCAGATTCTTGGCGAGGGGGAGTAA
- the gatA gene encoding Asp-tRNA(Asn)/Glu-tRNA(Gln) amidotransferase subunit GatA: MTAYTLPTEGLVSKPAHELAAMIQAGEVTSREVTQAFLDRIAETDDEIGAFLHVGADEALAAADAVDAQVREGKEPASTLAGVPLALKDLLVTTDAPTTAASKMLEGYMSPYDATVVKKLREAGIPILGKTNLDEFAMGSSTENSAYKKTKNPHDLERVPGGSGGGTAAALAAGQAPLGIGTDTGGSIRQPASLTGTVGVKPTYGGVSRYGVIACASSLDQVGPCANTVLDTALLHEIIGGHDEFDATSVDKQLPSLADAAREGAKGDLSGMKIGRIKQFDRPGTQDGVRGRIDAAYEQLAAQGAEIVEVDCPSFDDVMGAYYIIQMSEVSSNLARFDGMRYGLRAGDDGTHSAEEVMAITRGEGFGSEVKRRIILGTYALSVGYYDAYYLQAQRVRTLVAQDFERAFELCDVIAGPAVPSTAFKLGEKVDDPLAMYNFDLFTLPLNLAGLPGMSVPVGKASDTGLPVGLQLIAPAFADDRIYRVGAAVEAGLATSEN; the protein is encoded by the coding sequence ATGACTGCATACACGCTGCCAACTGAGGGCTTGGTCTCCAAGCCGGCACACGAGCTCGCCGCGATGATTCAGGCCGGTGAGGTCACCTCCCGCGAGGTAACCCAGGCATTTCTGGATCGCATTGCAGAGACCGATGACGAAATCGGTGCGTTCCTCCACGTCGGCGCGGATGAGGCTCTTGCGGCTGCCGACGCCGTAGACGCACAGGTGAGGGAGGGTAAGGAACCCGCCTCCACGCTTGCAGGTGTGCCGCTTGCACTCAAGGACCTGCTGGTGACCACCGATGCGCCGACCACTGCGGCGTCGAAAATGCTCGAGGGCTACATGAGCCCGTACGACGCGACGGTGGTGAAGAAGCTGCGCGAGGCCGGGATTCCGATCCTGGGCAAGACGAACTTGGACGAGTTTGCCATGGGTTCCTCGACGGAGAACTCCGCATACAAGAAGACGAAGAACCCGCACGACCTCGAGCGCGTGCCAGGCGGTTCCGGCGGCGGTACTGCGGCGGCGCTTGCTGCTGGCCAGGCTCCGCTTGGCATCGGCACGGACACCGGCGGCTCCATTCGCCAGCCGGCGTCGCTCACCGGCACCGTGGGAGTCAAGCCCACGTATGGTGGCGTCAGCCGCTACGGCGTGATCGCCTGCGCCTCCTCGCTCGACCAGGTCGGACCGTGCGCGAACACCGTGCTCGACACCGCACTGTTGCACGAGATCATCGGCGGGCACGACGAGTTCGACGCTACGAGTGTCGATAAGCAATTGCCCTCTTTGGCTGATGCCGCGCGAGAGGGTGCCAAGGGTGATTTGAGCGGGATGAAGATTGGCCGGATCAAGCAGTTCGACCGCCCGGGCACCCAGGATGGTGTGCGCGGGCGTATCGACGCGGCGTACGAGCAGCTTGCGGCTCAAGGCGCGGAGATCGTCGAGGTCGATTGCCCGAGCTTCGACGATGTCATGGGTGCGTATTACATCATTCAGATGTCCGAAGTGAGCTCGAACCTCGCTCGTTTCGACGGCATGCGCTACGGCCTGCGCGCCGGCGACGACGGTACCCACTCCGCCGAGGAAGTCATGGCGATCACCCGCGGCGAAGGCTTCGGCTCTGAGGTCAAGCGTCGCATCATCCTTGGCACCTACGCGCTGTCGGTCGGTTACTACGACGCGTACTACCTGCAGGCGCAGCGCGTGCGCACCCTCGTCGCTCAGGATTTTGAGAGGGCTTTTGAGCTTTGCGACGTGATCGCTGGTCCCGCCGTGCCGTCAACGGCATTCAAGCTCGGCGAGAAGGTCGACGATCCGCTGGCGATGTACAACTTCGACCTGTTCACTCTGCCCCTGAACCTGGCGGGGCTGCCCGGCATGTCGGTGCCAGTGGGCAAGGCAAGTGATACCGGTCTGCCGGTCGGGTTGCAGCTGATTGCGCCGGCGTTTGCCGACGACCGGATCTACCGGGTTGGCGCAGCGGTTGAAGCTGGTCTCGCAACAAGTGAGAACTAA
- a CDS encoding MFS transporter translates to MRTNHWTTLAALSAGYFLVLFDQGFMPVVTPLLPFEVTNSVWLTSMFLLFSVAPMPAAGRLGDAFGHRRMFLLGLAITAAGLILAGSSWSFAALVVARAAQGLGVALFLPQAFAVLPKVFPEHLQGRAFAAWGVIGSVASLLGPIAGGAIAQSQGWRAAFFVQAAMCVGALLAAAVWVPQLPKAQVRVPVLGVLLSFAGLGSLVYGIQYSGWYSVLFGALCLALLVLAARNGQDNGFLPLYLLRDRTFAFGTIAIFAMGFSVASMFIPMMYWLQTVAGASPTMSGFITAPMSVVAFVATPIAGYLSDKGDPRRLCVAGFAVQAIAIALVIALILGSAQPAWFGVSTALLGLGSAFVWAPNAALTMRGIPEADAGAASGLYNTSRQVGSVLGVALVGAVLATGEIAGTAAPAMALPLAAFLVGVLSALLLSRTVGNPVHTASVQASR, encoded by the coding sequence GTGAGAACTAACCACTGGACGACCCTCGCGGCGCTGTCCGCGGGGTATTTTCTCGTCCTTTTCGACCAAGGCTTCATGCCGGTGGTCACCCCGCTGCTGCCATTCGAAGTTACAAACTCGGTATGGCTGACCAGCATGTTTCTGCTGTTCTCGGTGGCACCGATGCCCGCCGCAGGGCGGTTAGGCGACGCCTTCGGACACAGGCGGATGTTCCTTCTCGGGCTTGCTATTACGGCAGCGGGTCTGATCCTCGCAGGTTCGTCGTGGTCCTTCGCCGCACTGGTGGTGGCCCGTGCAGCTCAAGGACTTGGCGTTGCACTCTTCCTGCCGCAGGCATTCGCGGTCCTGCCGAAGGTGTTTCCTGAGCACCTGCAAGGGCGAGCGTTCGCGGCCTGGGGTGTCATCGGCTCTGTTGCGTCGCTCCTTGGGCCGATTGCCGGAGGAGCGATCGCGCAATCGCAGGGTTGGCGCGCGGCGTTCTTCGTCCAGGCTGCGATGTGCGTCGGCGCACTGCTTGCTGCCGCCGTTTGGGTTCCGCAGCTGCCAAAGGCGCAAGTTCGCGTGCCCGTGCTGGGCGTACTTCTCTCCTTTGCCGGCCTCGGCTCGTTGGTGTACGGAATTCAGTACAGTGGCTGGTATAGCGTTCTCTTCGGTGCGCTTTGCTTGGCACTACTCGTCCTCGCGGCTCGCAACGGTCAAGACAACGGCTTCCTGCCGCTGTATTTGCTGCGCGATCGCACGTTCGCGTTCGGAACTATCGCCATCTTTGCCATGGGGTTCTCTGTAGCGTCGATGTTCATTCCGATGATGTACTGGCTGCAAACCGTCGCAGGCGCAAGCCCAACGATGTCAGGGTTCATCACCGCGCCCATGTCGGTGGTCGCGTTTGTAGCGACTCCAATTGCCGGCTATCTCTCGGACAAGGGCGACCCGCGCCGTCTCTGCGTCGCCGGGTTCGCCGTGCAAGCCATTGCCATAGCGCTTGTTATCGCGCTTATCCTTGGCTCCGCACAGCCGGCGTGGTTCGGCGTCTCGACCGCGCTCCTCGGTTTGGGCAGCGCATTCGTGTGGGCCCCGAATGCAGCGTTGACCATGCGCGGAATTCCGGAGGCCGATGCGGGGGCAGCCTCGGGCCTGTACAACACTTCTCGGCAGGTAGGCAGCGTGCTTGGTGTCGCACTCGTCGGCGCCGTGCTTGCAACCGGGGAGATCGCCGGCACCGCCGCCCCCGCGATGGCACTGCCACTCGCCGCGTTCCTGGTCGGCGTACTCAGCGCGCTGTTGCTCAGCCGCACGGTGGGGAATCCTGTGCACACTGCCAGTGTTCAGGCTTCGCGCTAG